A genome region from Euphorbia lathyris chromosome 4, ddEupLath1.1, whole genome shotgun sequence includes the following:
- the LOC136227671 gene encoding gamma-glutamyl peptidase 5-like, with amino-acid sequence MDIVEKKYAVLLCAEDSEYVKKKYGGYFGVFVRMLGEEGEAWVVYRVANGEFPDDEEIESFDGFVITGSCNDAHGNDVWICKLMNLLKKLDSMKKKVLGICFGHQILARALGGKTGRAVSGWDMGVTTIHFSSSSKLFSSLKMPASLSIIECHRDEVKELPPKAEVIGWSEKTGIEMFKYGDHMMGIQGHPEYTKDILLHLIDRLLQRTYILDSFADEIKANLDEQEPDREAWKMLCTNFLKGRL; translated from the exons ATGGACATTGTAGAGAAGAAGTATGCTGTTCTATTGTGCGCAGAGGACTCAGAGTATGTGAAGAAGAAGTACGGAGGGTACTTTGGGGTTTTCGTGAGAATGCTGGGCGAAGAAGGAGAAGCTTGGGTTGTTTACAGAGTTGCTAATGGAGAATTtcctgatgatgaagaaatagAAAGTTTCGATGGATTTGTTATTACTGGTAGCTGCAATGATGCTCATGGAAATGATGTTTGGATCTGCAAGCTCATGAATCTGTTGAAGAAATTGGATTCAATGAAGAAGAAAGTTCTAGGCATTTGTTTTGGGCAccag ATACTGGCGCGTGCACTGGGGGGAAAGACTGGACGTGCAGTTTCAGGGTGGGATATGGGTGTTACAACCATTCATTTTTCATcatcatcaaagctattttcaTCACTGAAAATGCCTGCTTCGCTATCTATAATTGAGTGTCACAGAGatgag GTGAAGGAACTCCCTCCAAAAGCAGAGGTGATAGGATGGTCAGAGAAAACAGGTATTGAAATGTTTAAGTATGGTGATCACATGATGGGAATTCAAGGGCATCCTGAGTATACTAAAGACATTCTCCTCCACTTGATTGACCGACTTCTTCAACGTACTTACATTCTG GATTCATTTGCTGATGAAATCAAGGCTAATTTGGATGAGCAAGAGCCAGACAGGGAGGCATGGAAGATGCTATGCACCAACTTCCTAAAGGGCAGACTAtga